In one Platichthys flesus chromosome 3, fPlaFle2.1, whole genome shotgun sequence genomic region, the following are encoded:
- the LOC133950793 gene encoding arrestin domain-containing protein 3-like: MLESSIKNFNINFNVASEGRTFRSGQLVSGHFSFDLSKKTKITDISMRLKGQANVHWSTGGGKNRSRRHFSANVTYFDLKSVILQENSAMGESVKLQPGRHMYPFTCQIPQGDFPPSFKGLYGKVEYMLTVSINRPWHMSKDFVTELNFLSSINTNHPELRAPLSGSNQMTLCCLWCASPPITMTVSVEKKAFTPGETVKINCEFSNGSSRTVTSKVRLLQEQAFHTHERVHTRRYNKTLASGTGQPIDARTCNVHTEMMVQIPQSVPLTISNCSIVVLSYIIEVSLSVCSGPDLTVLFPIIVCDTPVHPQALP, translated from the exons ATGTTGGAATCGAGCATCAAGAACTTCAACATCAATTTCAACGTAGCGAGCGAGGGGAGGACATTCCGCAGTGGGCAGCTGGTCTCAGGACACTTTTCCTTCGACCTGAGCAAGAAGACGAAGATCACCGACATATCTATGCGTCTGAAGGGACAGGCCAACGTCCACTGGTCCACTGGTGGAGGGAAGAATAGGAGTAGGAGACACTTCTCTGCAAACGTCACCTACTTCGACCTGAAGAGCGTCATCCTGCAGGAGAACTCAG CCATGGGTGAGTCGGTGAAGCTCCAGCCTGGCAGGCACATGTATCCGTTTACATGTCAGATACCTCaggg AGACTTCCCCCCGAGCTTCAAGGGCCTTTATGGTAAAGTAGAGTATATGTTAACCGTGAGCATCAACAGACCCTGGCACATGTCGAAGGACTTTGTGACTGAGTTAAACTTCCTAAGCAGCATCAATACCAACCATCCAGAGCTGAGG GCTCCTCTCTCAGGCTCCAACCAAATGACTCTGTGCTGCCTGTGGTGTGCCTCACCTCCTATCACAATGACAGTCAGTGTGGAGAAGAAAGCCTTTACTCCTG gtgaaactgtgaaaataaattgtgaatTCAGTAACGGCTCATCCCGCACAGTCACCTCGAAGGtgaggctgctgcaggagcaggcCTTCCACACCCACGAAAGGGTCCATACCAGGAGGTATAACAAGACCTTGGCATCAGGGACCGGACAGCCCATCGACGCACGCACCTGCAACGTGCACACTGAGATGATGGTCCAGATTCCTCAGTCTGTTCCACTTACCATCTCTAACTGCAGCATCGTGGTCCTTAGTTATATCATCGAG GTGAGCCTGAGTGTGTGCTCGGGCCCTGACCTCACCGTTCTGTTTCCCATCATCGTTTGTGATACCCCTGTTCATCCTCAAGCACTTCCTTAA